The Haladaptatus cibarius D43 genome window below encodes:
- a CDS encoding PINc/VapC family ATPase, with protein sequence MNVVPDTSAVVDGRISAKIDDGEFAGATVLIPEAVVSELESQANNGEENGWDGLSELQRLADLADEGNIELEYVGVRPEPEQQGYAHRGEIDALIRELADEHDATFVTSDLVQSEVAQAKGLDVEYISPKVRDVGRLSIEDYFDEQTMSVHLRVDVAPMAKRGEIGEMHYQQIRDDVSTEEDLKEYTQEIVESAKQSTEGFIEIDEPGMTIVQFRDYRIAIAEPPFADAWEITAVRPIVKTSMEDYEHADELKGRLLERQRGVLISGAPGAGKSTFAQAVAEFLANNDFAVKTMEKPRDLQVGPEITQYTELAGQMEKTADSLLMVRPDYTIYDEVRKTNDFEVFADMRLAGVGMVGVVHATRPIDALQRLIGRVELGMIPQIVDTVVYIEAGQIEKVYDVTTQVKVPEGMMEEDLARPVIVVEEFETGTPEYEIYTFNRQVVTVPLQEGDRDEGGVSQLAKQEIEREIQSVTRGRVDVEIQGQNNAVVYVDENDISYVIGKGGGRIDDIENRLGMSIDVRTHEEKPSSAGGGSAQAEPRGDVVIPEITSRHVIIPLDGHAGETVEVQADGEYLFTATVGRGGDIQVSRGSAIAEELERAIDRERQITVVTA encoded by the coding sequence ATGAACGTAGTGCCGGATACGAGCGCCGTCGTCGATGGTCGCATCTCCGCAAAAATCGATGACGGCGAGTTTGCAGGGGCGACGGTACTCATCCCCGAGGCCGTCGTCAGCGAACTGGAATCGCAGGCGAACAACGGCGAGGAAAACGGCTGGGACGGGCTGTCGGAACTCCAGCGACTCGCAGATCTCGCGGATGAGGGGAACATCGAACTCGAATACGTCGGCGTCCGACCAGAACCCGAACAGCAGGGATACGCCCACCGGGGCGAAATCGACGCGCTGATTCGGGAACTCGCGGACGAACACGACGCCACCTTCGTCACCAGCGACCTCGTCCAGAGCGAGGTTGCGCAGGCGAAAGGATTGGATGTCGAGTACATTTCACCGAAAGTCCGCGATGTGGGGCGACTCAGCATCGAGGATTATTTCGATGAACAGACGATGAGCGTCCACCTCCGCGTCGATGTCGCGCCGATGGCGAAACGCGGAGAGATCGGCGAAATGCATTACCAGCAAATTCGTGACGACGTTTCGACCGAAGAAGACCTCAAGGAGTACACGCAGGAAATCGTCGAGAGCGCGAAACAGAGTACCGAGGGGTTCATCGAAATCGACGAACCCGGTATGACAATCGTCCAGTTCCGCGACTACCGAATCGCAATCGCGGAACCGCCGTTTGCCGATGCGTGGGAAATCACCGCGGTTCGGCCAATCGTCAAAACCTCGATGGAAGATTACGAGCACGCCGATGAACTCAAAGGCCGACTGCTTGAACGCCAGCGTGGCGTCCTGATTTCCGGCGCGCCGGGTGCCGGGAAATCGACCTTCGCGCAGGCTGTGGCGGAGTTCCTCGCAAACAACGATTTCGCAGTCAAGACGATGGAGAAACCGCGCGACTTGCAGGTCGGGCCGGAGATTACGCAGTACACCGAACTCGCCGGGCAGATGGAGAAGACCGCGGACTCCCTGTTGATGGTACGTCCCGACTACACCATCTACGACGAGGTGCGGAAGACGAACGACTTCGAGGTCTTCGCGGACATGCGCCTCGCGGGCGTCGGCATGGTCGGGGTCGTTCACGCGACTCGGCCAATCGACGCGCTTCAGCGACTCATCGGACGGGTCGAACTCGGCATGATTCCGCAAATCGTGGACACCGTCGTCTACATCGAGGCCGGACAAATCGAGAAAGTGTACGACGTGACGACGCAGGTCAAAGTGCCCGAGGGAATGATGGAAGAAGACCTTGCCCGTCCCGTCATCGTGGTCGAAGAGTTCGAAACCGGCACGCCAGAGTACGAAATCTACACCTTCAACCGACAGGTCGTCACGGTTCCACTGCAAGAGGGTGACCGCGACGAGGGCGGCGTCTCCCAACTCGCCAAACAGGAAATCGAACGCGAAATCCAATCCGTCACGCGCGGTCGGGTTGACGTGGAAATCCAAGGCCAGAACAACGCCGTGGTCTACGTAGACGAAAACGACATCTCCTACGTCATCGGCAAGGGCGGCGGTCGAATCGACGACATCGAAAACCGACTGGGAATGAGCATCGACGTTCGCACCCACGAAGAGAAACCGTCGTCGGCTGGCGGCGGTTCGGCACAGGCCGAACCGCGTGGCGACGTCGTGATTCCGGAAATCACCTCGCGGCACGTCATCATCCCGTTGGACGGCCACGCAGGGGAAACCGTCGAAGTGCAGGCTGACGGCGAGTACCTGTTCACCGCGACGGTCGGACGCGGCGGCGACATTCAGGTTTCCCGCGGAAGCGCGATTGCGGAGGAGTTAGAGCGCGCGATCGACCGAGAGCGCCAGATTACGGTCGTGACTGCCTGA
- a CDS encoding MarR family transcriptional regulator, whose translation MSQTEREQIDDLPPSAKLVFKVLEYQGSLTQKQIVDESMLSARTVRYALERLEDIGVVTEDIYFADARQNLYDIDFPTETDTEQSADAQCAE comes from the coding sequence ATGAGCCAGACAGAACGGGAGCAAATCGATGACCTGCCACCGAGTGCAAAACTCGTGTTCAAGGTTCTCGAATATCAGGGGTCGCTCACACAGAAACAGATCGTCGATGAGTCGATGCTGTCCGCGCGGACGGTTCGCTACGCTCTCGAACGACTCGAAGACATCGGCGTGGTCACGGAAGACATCTACTTTGCCGACGCCCGACAGAATCTCTACGACATCGACTTCCCAACCGAAACGGACACGGAACAGTCCGCCGACGCCCAGTGCGCTGAATAG